CAGGATTGTCGGACACCACAATCTCCATGAAGCCGAGGGCCTGGCGGACCTTGAGCCCGAAGACGGGAAAACGAAGAAGGACGGCTCCCTCCTCCGGAAGGGGAGAGCGCACAATCGTCCGGTCTGTCCGGTCCAGCCGGGAGAAATGGCTGGCCGCTTCCGGATCCTCTTCCCATCCGGTCTCTTGAAAACGTTCGGCGGTCAGAGTGTCCTGATCAAAGAGTCCATAGGAGCACCGGAGTCCACCGGTCAGGGAAAGAGCGGTCCGGCCAAATTCCCGCATGATTTCGAGAGGGTCGTGCTTTTTGTTGGCCGAAAGGCTGGATTCAAGGAGCAGTGTCAGTTTCTGGCGGGTATTCTCGAGAGCGGCTTCGGCCTCTTTCCTTTTTTGTTCGTTGTCGAGATAGTCCAGGGCGAAACTGATGTCGAGCGCCATTTCCCTGATCAGACGCTGTTCCGGAGGTCCAAAGTAGGATTTTTCCGAGGCGTAAAGGCTCAGGACACCAATGCTTTGTCCGCCCCGGGCGATGGGGACCCCGACGCTCGACTGAAATCCGTGGCGTCTTGCCGCCGCAACCCAGGGAGTGGTGCGGGGATCGTTAAAAAAATCGTGGATGACCTGCATCTTTCCGCTGTGGAAAGCGCGGGCGGCCGGTCCCTGTCCTTCGGGTTTGTCCGGGTGCAGGAAGATCCGGATCTCCTGGAGGTAGCGGGCTCCTTCCCCCGACCAGGCCACCGGAAGGAGTTCCTGCCGGTTTGGATCGGCCACTCCGATCCAGGCGAAGCGAAAGTGGCCGAACTCCGTCGCAATGCGGCAAATCTTCCTGTAGAGGGCGTCCTCGTCGGAAACGCGCAGAATCGCCTGGTTCACCTGGCTCAGTGTGGCATAGAGACTCAGAAGATGACGGTAGGACTGTGCGCTTTTTTTTCTCACAGGGGAAGATCCGGGAAAGGCGAAGCCGGGAGGAAGGGGAGGGGCAGTCTGAATTCGGGACAGGCATCCAACATCCCGGTCCTCCGGTCATTGGAAAAAAAGGAAGTCATGCATGGACCCAAATTGTATCAGAAGCCGAATTCCGAGAGCAGCTTGTCCACCGAGTCCTGGGAAAAAGTGGATTCCGAAGGGACACCTTTCAAATCCAAAGCTTCCAGTCCGGAAGGGGCTTCTCCGGCAGGAGGGGAGGGGGTGCCTCCCTCCCGTTCGGGGGAAAACTCCATCAGGATGGTGAGAAGGCGTTTTTCGAGATCATTGAGAGTCTGCGTGATCTTCCGGAGGTTCTGCCCCACGAGGTCCTGGAAGACCATCGCTTCGAATCCCTCGAGGATGCGTGTTTCCTGGGAAGCCAGAAGAGACTCGATCGCGGGAATGTTTTGTTGAAGACGTGCGGGATCCGTGCCGGCCTGCCGAAGTGTCGTCCGAATGTCCTGATTCGCCTCCAGGGACGCTTCGAGGACGGCCAGAAGGGTGTGTGCAGCTTCTTCCGTCATTCGGGACACCGTTTCGAGTCCGCCGGATGTGGTGGGCAGGTGGTTTTCGACGAGCTTCATGGTATCCAGCATCGAATCCGACAGGGAGAGAATCTTCTGGATTTCCCGGGCTGTCTTTCCGATTTGTGTCAGAAAATCTTCCGGGAGGCTGTCCGTAGCCGATGATGTGAGGTTTTCGGAAGAGGATGTTTGCGAGGGCATCTCTTTTCCGGCGGAAGATCCGTCCGGATCGATCACGACAAGTTCCGACCCTTTGATATCCGGTCCGGTGAGACAATGAAAACCGGGCAGGAGAGCGGGAGCGGGATGAAGACTGTTGTCCTGGATGCGCAGCACTCTTCCCAGTTTTTCAACCGCCAGGCCAAAACGATTGCCGGTCGTCGAGCCGATCAGAAGGATCTTGGCGGGAGGCGCTGTCAGGGGGGTGTCCAGGATTCTCCGGAGATCGTGGACGACAATCTTTTCCCCGCCTTCTTCGAGGCGTCCGATGACAGAGTCAACCGGATTTTGGTCGGGAATGAGCAAATCAGATGAAAGAATTTTCTGGATATCGTAGAGCCGGATGCCCCAGAGTTTATTTTCCCGGGTCAGAATCGTCAGAATTTGCACATTTTCTCCCGAATTGTCCTTAATGCGATGATCCTACCCAAACAGTCCGGAAAAAGAAAGAAGCGTCCGGGGCCCTACTTTGAGACCGGCGGGAGAGAAAAAGCTCCAGAGTAAACGGAGGCTTCCGCCGGAGAGCATTGCCCGCTTTGTCCGAGAGGATGCACGGAAAGAATCAGATAATGGCTGTCCTTTTGAATCTGAAAAGTCTGATATACCGGACAAAATCCGGCCAGAGCCGCCTGTGCCACGAAGGAACCGGCATGGGGAGGAGTCCAGTCGAAGGTTCCGTTTTTTTCGATGGAAACCTCCTGCACCGGATTTCCCGTTCCCTGGAAGATGAAAAAGAGGGAGGCCTTCTTCCCCGGGGCTGGCACGAGAAAGCCATGCACCACCAGAATCGTCTTCTTGTGGAGGGATTTTCCGGGGGTGGAGACCCCTGCAACAAGGGTTTGGGAGGGGGGGCAATGGGTAAAGGTCAATGCCGGGGCGAGGACCCGGAGATGCACGGGCGGGCTCCCCGGAGGGATGATGAACGTATTGTCGACCGGACAGGAGGAAACGGGAGCGGCATGGAGAGAATAGGTTCCCGGAGGGAGTCGGAACCGGAAGTGCCCGGTCAGATCGGTGGCCACTTCAAGATTGTGACCCGAAGAGGATCTGTCCGTGACGTA
The sequence above is drawn from the Leptospirillum ferriphilum ML-04 genome and encodes:
- a CDS encoding protein phosphatase CheZ — encoded protein: MQILTILTRENKLWGIRLYDIQKILSSDLLIPDQNPVDSVIGRLEEGGEKIVVHDLRRILDTPLTAPPAKILLIGSTTGNRFGLAVEKLGRVLRIQDNSLHPAPALLPGFHCLTGPDIKGSELVVIDPDGSSAGKEMPSQTSSSENLTSSATDSLPEDFLTQIGKTAREIQKILSLSDSMLDTMKLVENHLPTTSGGLETVSRMTEEAAHTLLAVLEASLEANQDIRTTLRQAGTDPARLQQNIPAIESLLASQETRILEGFEAMVFQDLVGQNLRKITQTLNDLEKRLLTILMEFSPEREGGTPSPPAGEAPSGLEALDLKGVPSESTFSQDSVDKLLSEFGF